The genomic interval AACCGGTGTCCCACACCTTCTGCGCCGCCAGGTCCAGCTGCTTGATGCCCAGCGTGGTGTCCGGATGGAACTGGCGGATGCGGCACTGCCCGTCCGAGGGGCAATAGGTGGTGTAGTAGTACTCGGGGGTGGACAGCGTCAGCTTGCCGGAGAACGTGGTGTCCCACGGACCGTCGGCGACGCCGCTGATCACCAGCCGGTGCCGCGCGACGCCGCCGGAGGTGAACCAGCCGTAGCCCGACAGCGTCGGGTAGTCCAGCGCATAGTGCTCGCCGAACTGCCGGTTCTCCTTGGCGTTGCTATAGGTGTAGGCGACGTTCACGCTCCACGGCGACTCGGAGGTGTACGGCTTCTCCAGGCTCAGCAGCAGCGAGTTGTTGCGCGTCTCCAGGCCGTTCATGCCCAGGATCAGCGAACCGTAGCCGGGCACGCCGTAGTCCCACGGCGAACCGGAGATGGTGCCCGGCTCGAAGAAGCTGCCATCCGGACGGCGGTTGCCGAGCAGGAACACCAGGCCGTCCTTGGACACGATGCGCTGCAGGGTCACCGAGCTGTTCCAGTCGTAGCCCAGCATGTGGAAGGTGTCGCGGATGCCGAGGCTGAACTGGTCCGAATACGGCACCTTCAGGTTGTTGGCCAGCAGATCGACCTCGCGGCCGGCCGCCGAGTTGTTCGCCACCAGCCCGTCGAGCGTGGACTGCTGCAGCAGCGAGTCGTCCCATTCCAGGCAATTGTTGACGCCCACCGTGCAGGGATGCGCCGCCGTGTTGACCGAATAGCCGTAGCTGCCGTACGTGGCCTTGGTCTGCTCCAGCGCCAGGTAGTCGAACAGATTGCGGTCGTAGGAGCGGCCGGCGCCGCCGAACAGCACGTGCTTCTGGTCGCCGCTCAGGTCATAGGAGAAGCCCAGGCGCGGCTGCCAGGCATCCTTGAACGCATGCCGGTTGCTGCCGTCGCTGATGTAGTTGGAGATGTCGATGCCGCCCAACGCCAGCGTCTGCGCATAGGTCTGGCCGGCCGCCGCGTTCGGGTCCTGGCTGTAGATGGCCGCCACCACGTCCGGATCGGTCACGTAGTTCAGGTAACTCGGTGATTTCTCGTAGTCCCAACGCAGGCCCAGGTTCAGGGTCAGCCGGTCGTTGACCTCCCAGTCGTCCTGGAAATAGATGCCGAACTGCTTGTTCTTGGAGGTCAGCGCGCCCTGGCTGGTGCCGGTGATGCCGGAGGCGAAGCTGATGTAGTACGGCACCGTGGTGCTGTCGTTGATGTCGTAGTAGTACTGCGGGTTGTACGGCTGCTGCTCCAGCGTGGTCAGCTCGACCTGCTTGTACTTCACGCCCATCTTGAGGGTGTGGCCTTCCCAGCCGGAGAAGGTCAGGTCGTCCTGGAACGAGTGCCCCTTCTGGCCCTTGTGCTGGTAGCCACCCGAACCTGCGCCGGTGGCCAGGATCACGTTGCCGGTGTTACCCGAACCGTCGGTCAGCACGTAGCCGTCGCCGAAGTTCTTCGGCTCCAGCGACCAGAACGCCTTCTCGTAGGTCAGGTGCGCATCGTTGAGCCAGTCGCCCATGGTCAGCTGCCAGCGCAGGTCCACCCGGGTTTCGTCCACCTGGTTGTCGGTGGCGTAGGACTCGGTATTCTGCGCACCGATGTTGCCCAGGCCGGTTTCCTCGCGCCGCTTGGCGGTCAGTTCCAGCAGATTGTTGTCGTCGATCGACCAGTCGATCTTGCCGAAGTACAGGTCTTCGTGGAACGGCACGCTGCTGTTGCGCACCGCCGACTGCAGCGAGGCCGGCAACTCGGAGACGCTGTAGCCCTGGCCCGGATACACGTCCTGCGGCGCGGAATAGTCCTTGCCCTCGTAGGTCACGAAGAAATGCGCCACGTCCTTGACGATCGGACCGCCGAACGAGAAGCCGTACTGCTCGTCCTTGGAGCGATCCTTGCTGCCTTGCGCCTTCTCGCTCTCGCGCGCGGCGCGCCAGTCCGAATTGCTGTAATCCCAGAAGAAGCTGCCGTGGAAATCGTTGCCGCCGGACCTGGTCACCGCCGACACCGCCGCGCTGCTCAGCTGGTCGTACTCGGCC from Xanthomonas sp. DAR 34887 carries:
- a CDS encoding TonB-dependent receptor, encoding MKHSIQSTYRPQRSALACALAGCLLFAAAPVFAQSTAATIRGQVTADAAPAGSAKVTATNVATGFSRSVQTGASGSYSVAGLPPGTYRVDVESGGNTSSQTITVQVGQAATLNLGVGATGTSAGGNATTLDTVQVTAPLAVETKTSEVATYVTTRQIEALPQSSRNFLAFADTVPGMVFETSPSDGSTKLQSGAQSANNINVFIDGVGQKNYVLAGGITGQDSSRGNPFPQLAIGEYKVITSNYKAEYDQLSSAAVSAVTRSGGNDFHGSFFWDYSNSDWRAARESEKAQGSKDRSKDEQYGFSFGGPIVKDVAHFFVTYEGKDYSAPQDVYPGQGYSVSELPASLQSAVRNSSVPFHEDLYFGKIDWSIDDNNLLELTAKRREETGLGNIGAQNTESYATDNQVDETRVDLRWQLTMGDWLNDAHLTYEKAFWSLEPKNFGDGYVLTDGSGNTGNVILATGAGSGGYQHKGQKGHSFQDDLTFSGWEGHTLKMGVKYKQVELTTLEQQPYNPQYYYDINDSTTVPYYISFASGITGTSQGALTSKNKQFGIYFQDDWEVNDRLTLNLGLRWDYEKSPSYLNYVTDPDVVAAIYSQDPNAAAGQTYAQTLALGGIDISNYISDGSNRHAFKDAWQPRLGFSYDLSGDQKHVLFGGAGRSYDRNLFDYLALEQTKATYGSYGYSVNTAAHPCTVGVNNCLEWDDSLLQQSTLDGLVANNSAAGREVDLLANNLKVPYSDQFSLGIRDTFHMLGYDWNSSVTLQRIVSKDGLVFLLGNRRPDGSFFEPGTISGSPWDYGVPGYGSLILGMNGLETRNNSLLLSLEKPYTSESPWSVNVAYTYSNAKENRQFGEHYALDYPTLSGYGWFTSGGVARHRLVISGVADGPWDTTFSGKLTLSTPEYYYTTYCPSDGQCRIRQFHPDTTLGIKQLDLAAQKVWDTGSNVKLKMRLDVLNVFNWKNYDSYSVDWDSGTYTGYDQYATRTAKLSLGLDW